A genome region from Sebastes umbrosus isolate fSebUmb1 chromosome 22, fSebUmb1.pri, whole genome shotgun sequence includes the following:
- the frem1a gene encoding FRAS1-related extracellular matrix protein 1a isoform X2 codes for MGSRGQTLAWTLLPVLLLGMTCSSHGSLVKVNKGLKVKRGQSAYLQDGDLQFHIPRQKDACKLEVVLNEPITQRVGKVMPQVFDCHYLADEVKYVHNGCPLLKEDTVMLRLYRFTETETHMEVFSLHVDILDPDCSIIKLGPKSLEVPEFYGLSDAVDGNVVSFHYERRSSLECSIHLSSHDTHLPAHGQLVTGDPEKATTRGDEPESFIHLRQQLDNKARAMCKSEDCLKGLKLVKFTKIPCDDFLMMGLRYQHIDPPSPDVDYIAIRLDLKDTRSGSIYQSEQAWIPVQILGAMPNQPPKPSFMSMFILEVDQFILTPLSTATLDTEDEETPKQLLVFNITKPPVDGFITHMSDHTRPISSFTWLDLNDMLIGYQPPNSSHTQRRNYKVEFEVHDFFFEKSPSMTVHVSVRNADTNAPRVSWNMGLSLLEGQSRPIMWEQLQIVDNDNLNAVRIITVDGLQHGRLTVRGGKGFMFTVKDIKAGVVRYHHDDSDSTKDFVIFRITDGHHQTRHKFPIKILPKDDSPPFLITNMLLEVSEGQTALLRGSTLQASDMDSSDDYVLFNITRPPQAGEVMKMPTSGLTGYPVSHFLQKDLSQSMVYYRHLGNEVFYDSFEVVLSDFHDPPNLSEPQVVMVHIEPVPDQPPKEVPGSSRCLVIKETEVVHITRQQLHFVDQESPDSELTYTVTTPPFYSGPRGGPDAGRLFLVDSIPKFTKDSNAPVLRLFTQHAVNFMKVAYMPPVLDIGPYPQYIQFVLSVTNHLGKTVTGICFNITVVPVDNQPPQVITNPLTVDEGGECWLGPEHLLLSDVDSMEEALQVALQREPQHGALQLGGLPLKPGHALTVQDLKDLKVRYNHDSSETVEDFIEFTATDGINSVSFMLQVKVMPINDEVPVLVAGLKPVLSCAEGQEIVITAEYIYATDADSDNSSLAFLIARQPYHGVVLRNSVVIDRFIQADITAGIITYKHTGLEIGLTPRHDTITFVISDGETENSALCCGGEIPSRTRGVTQLRHSLPVYDLQVTVFPVDSQPPSLTTGDIFMVDEGGSAPITASHLKASDVDTAVDKLVVSLISPPQFGYIENVLPSPGFEKSNTGISIASFSYKDIIDGHVNYVQSRHQRMEPTADQFMLCVSDGKHSSAHVPFYIIINPTNDEIPQFVARNITVREGEMKQLDSSVLHAMDLDIPKNGLLFSVVRAPQHGSIITHSSEETDYKRREASPQHSVVDFTMTDLSNGMDLMYMHDDSENTEDSFTIQLTDGRHQLQRQVMVKVLPVNDEEPRVIRNNGLEVEPGEARLISSVTLFAQDSDTPSSEVMYIFESVPTQGLLQLKEGQDWLTLTAGRNCSQETVDMNLLRYVHTGLHAAKIQDFFVFHLLDGKNRSPPQHFHISVKDLEKGSIAMFVKPLNVSRGDRVVLTTDVLLATDGTEKPEELLYIITIPPAHGHIEYIKHPGLAISTFSQMDVAANLVAYVHDNRATTPAETFQFVVSNGKTSRNGSFEITVEMVDRILPSLTSNRGLSVPQGSSMILSPDRLVLSDPDTPPNALTFALLQPPQYGRLLLAGTTLTAGSNFTQRDIQELEVTYKHDGGPSQIDRFAFTASDSTNRGFLLDGQLHTEPVFFTIQIKPLDKSCPEVVKLLPLWKAELLVDGRHGIFVSSRELKAQDSDSREEELMFCIVRPPYFGYLENITTGGFVPQRFSQMELNKRTIAYIINADRESLSDSLEFTLVMSRSV; via the exons ATGGGTTCACGGGGTCAAACACTGGCCTGGACCTTGCTTCCAGTGCTTCTGCTGGGAATGACCTGCTCGTCACACGGCTCCCTTGTGAAAGTCAATAAGGGTTTAAAGGTGAAACGGGGTCAGTCGGCCTACCTCCAGGACGGTGACCTGCAGTTCCATATTCCCCGTCAGAAGGATGCATGCAAGCTGGAGGTGGTGTTAAATGAGCCCATAACTCAACGAGTGGGAAAAGTCATGCCTCAG GTATTCGATTGCCACTATCTGGCTGACGAGGTCAAGTACGTCCATAACGGCTGTCCATTGTTAAAGGAGGACACTGTCATGCTTCGGCTTTACAG gttcacagagacagagacacacatggaGGTGTTTTCTCTCCATGTGGACATTTTAGACCCTGACTGCAGCATCATAAAGCTGGGGCCCAAATCCCTGGAGGTTCCTGAATTCTACGGCCTCTCCGATGCCGTGGATGGCAATGTGGTGTCCTTCCACTATGAGCGGAGGTCTAGCCTTGAGTGCAGCATCCATTTGAGTAGCCATGACACCCACCTGCCAGCCCACGGCCAACTGGTCACCGGAGACCCAGAGAAAGCCACAACAAGAGGGGACGAGCCAGAGAGCTTCATCCACCTACGCCAGCAGCTAG ATAATAAAGCCAGAGCAATGTGTAAATCTGAAGACTGCCTAAAGGGTCTGAAGCTGGTGAAGTTCACCAAAATTCCCTGTGATGACTTCCTGATGATGGGGCTGAGGTATCAGCACATAGACCCTCCGTCTCCAGACGTAGACTACATCGCCATCAGACTGGATCTCAAGGACACCAGGAGTGGCAGCATATATCAG TCCGAACAGGCCTGGATTCCAGTGCAGATACTCGGTGCAATGCCCAACCAGCCTCCCAAACCGTCCTTCATGTCCATGTTTATCCTGGAAGTGGACCAGTTCATCCTCACTCCGCTCTCCACTGCGACACTAGACACCGAGGATGAGGAAACTCCCAAACAGCTTTTGGTCTTCAACATCACCAAACCGCCCGTGGACGGCTTCATCACCCATATGTCAGATCATACTCGCCCAATCTCCTCCTTTACATGGCTCGATCTCAATGACATGCTCATTGGGTATCAACCTCCAAACTCCTCACACACCCAACGCAGGAATTACAAG GTGGAATTTGAGGTTCATGATTTTTTCTTTGAGAAGAGCCCATCAATGACTGTTCACGTGTCTGTAAGGAATGCAGACACGAATGCACCCAGAGTGTCATGGAACATGG GCCTCAGTCTCTTAGAGGGTCAGTCTCGGCCAATAATGTGGGAGCAGCTCCAGATTGTGGACAACGACAACCTGAATGCTGTTCGTATCATCACTGTGGACGGCCTGCAGCATGGACGGCTCACTGTCAGAG GAGGAAAGGGCTTCATGTTCACCGTCAAAGACATCAAAGCAGGCGTGGTTCGCTATCACCACGACGACAGCGACTCCACCAAAGACTTCGTCATCTTCCGCATCACCGACGGCCACCATCAGACCCGACACAAGTTCCCCATCAAGATCCTGCCGAAGGACGACAGCCCTCCGTTCCTCATCACCAACATGCTGCTGGAGGTGTCTGAGGGCCAGACGGCGTTACTGAGAGGCTCCACCCTCCAGGCCTCAGACATGGACTCCAGCGATGACTACGTCCTCTTTAACATCACCCGCCCACCACAGGCAGGAGAGGTCATGAAAATGCCAACATCAGGGCTCACAG GTTATCCCGTCAGCCACTTCCTGCAGAAAGACCTGTCTCAGTCCATGGTTTACTATCGACACCTGGGAAACGAGGTGTTTTATGACTCCTTTGAGGTGGTGCTGTCAGATTTCCATGACCCCCCCAACCTGTCAGAGCCTCAA GTGGTGATGGTGCACATAGAGCCGGTTCCAGACCAGCCACCTAAAGAAGTTCCCGGTTCCAGCCGCTGTCTTGTGATCAAAGAAACAGAAGTGGTCCATATAACACGGCAACAGCTTCACTTTGTAGACCAGGAGTCCCCCGACAGTGAGCTCACATACACGGTCACCACCCCACCCTTCTACTCTGGTCCTCGCGG CGGTCCAGATGCTGGGAGGTTGTTCTTAGTCGACAGCATACCCAAATTCACCAAAGACTCCAACGCACCAGTGCTGAGGCTCTTCACACAG CATGCAGTGAACTTCATGAAAGTAGCCTACATGCCTCCAGTCCTGGACATCGGCCCTTACCCCCAGTATATCCAGTTTGTTCTCTCTGTAACCAACCACCTGGGTAAAACAGTCACTGGGATCTGCTTTAACATCACTGTGGTGCCAGTGGACAACCAGCCCCCACAG GTTATTACCAACCCTCTGACTGTAGATGAGGGAGGGGAGTGCTGGCTCGGTCCTGAACATTTGCTGCTGTCAGACGTGGACTCCATGGAAGAAGCCCTGCAGGTGGCGCTTCAGAGGGAGCCACAGCACGGAGCTCTGCAGCTCGGCGGCCTCCCACTAAAACCAGGACACGCTCTCACCGTGCAAGACCTGAAAGACCTTAAAGTTCG GTATAATCACGACAGCTCAGAGACCGTAGAGGACTTCATCGAATTCACTGCGACAGATGGCATCAATTCAGTCAGTTTCATGCTGCAAGTGAAG GTGATGCCCATCAATGATGAGGTCCCAGTGTTGGTTGCTGGTTTGAAACCAGTTCTCAGCTGTGCAGAGGGACAGGAAATAGTCATCACAGCTGAGTACATCTACGCTACTGATGCAGACAGCGACAACAGCAGCCTGGCCTTCCTGATCGCCCGCCAGCCCTATCATGGTGTGGTTCTCCGAAACTCCGTAGTGATTGATCGCTTCATCCAGGCAGACATCACTGCAGGGATCATCACCTACAAACACACAG GACTGGAGATTGGACTCACTCCTCGCCATGACACCATCACCTTCGTTATTTCTGATGGCGAAACAGAAAACTCTGCTTTATGCTGCGGTGGAGAAATTCCCAGCAGGACCAGAGGCGTGACTCAGCTACGACACAGTCTGCCTGTGTATGACCTCCAGGTCACAGTGTTTCCAGTCGACAGCCAACCTCCTTCTCTCACAACAG gaGACATCTTTATGGTGGACGAAGGCGGGTCTGCCCCGATAACTGCATCCCATTTGAAGGCTTCTGATGTGGACACAGCTGTGGACAAACTGGTGGTCAGTCTGATTTCTCCGCCTCAGTTTGGCTACATTGAAAATGTCCTGCCCAGTCCTGGCTTTGAGAAAAGCAACACAGGCATAAGCATAG CTTCCTTTTCATACAAAGACATCATTGATGGTCATGTGAACTACGTACAGTCCAGACACCAGAGGATGGAGCCCACAGCCGACCAGTTCATGCTCTGTGTATCAGACGGCAAACACAGCTCTGCCCACGTCCCCTTCTACATTATCATAAACCCCACAAATGATGAGATCCCACAGTTTGTGGCTCGGAACATCACA GTACGAGAAGGAGAAATGAAGCAGCTGGACTCATCAGTTTTACATGCGATGGACCTGGACATCCCCAAGAATGGCTTGCTCTTCAGCGTGGTCAGAGCCCCGCAGCACGGCAGCATCATCACCCACAGCAGTGAAGAGACAGACTACAAGAGACGAGAGGCCAGTCCTCAACACTCTGTGGTCGACTTTACAATGACAGATCTGTCAAATG GTATGGATCTGATGTACATGCACGATGACTCCGAGAATACGGAGGACAGTTTTACCATCCAGTTGACCGATGGCAGGCACCAACTCCAAAGACAAGTGATGGTTAAAGTGCTGCCAGTCAATGACGAGGAGCCTCGTGTCATCAG GAACAACGGACTGGAGGTGGAGCCGGGGGAAGCCAGGCTTATTTCCAGTGTTACGCTGTTTGCACAGGACAGTGATACTCCTTCTTCAGAGGTCATGTACATATTTGAGAGTGTTCCTACCCAAGGACTGCTTCAGCTGAAG GAAGGTCAGGACTGGCTGACGCTGACAGCAGGGAGAAACTGCTCCCAGGAGACGGTGGACATGAACCTTCTGCGCTACGTGCACACAGGCCTGCACGCTGCTAAAATACAGGACTTCTTTGTCTTCCACTTGTTGGATGGAAAGAATCGATCGCCCCCGCAGCACTTCCACATCTCCGTCAAAGATCTAGAAAAAG GAAGTATTGCCATGTTTGTGAAGCCGCTGAACGTCAGCCGTGGAGATCGTGTGGTTCTCACCACAGATGTGCTATTAGCCACAGACGGCACAGAAAAGCCAGAGGAGCTTCTGTACATCATCACCATCCCTCCTGCTCACGGACACATAGAGTACATCAAACATCCCGGACTGGCCATCTCCACCTTCAGCCAGATGGACGTAGCAGCCAACCTCGTGGCTTACGTGCACGACAACCGAGCCACCACACCGGCAGAAACCTTTCA GTTTGTGGTGAGTAACGGTAAAACCAGCCGTAATGGAAGCTTTGAGATCACAGTGGAGATGGTGGATCGCATCCTGCCGTCTCTGACCTCCAACAGAGGCCTCTCAGTTCCACAAGGCTCCTCCATGATCCTGAGTCCAGACCGCCTGGTCCTGTCTGACCCCGACACGCCACCCAACGCCCTGACCTTTGCCCTGCTCCAGCCTCCACAGTACGGCAGGCTGCTTTTAGCCGGTACCACTCTAACTGCTGGCTCCAACTTCACCCAGAGAGACATACAGGAGCTGGAGGTCACATATAAACACGACGGGGGGCCGTCGCAGATCGACAGATTCGCCTTCACTGCTTCCGACAGCACCAACCGGGGTTTCCTGCTGGATGGGCAGTTACATACGGAACCTGTGTTCTTCACTATTCAG ATCAAGCCTCTGGATAAGTCGTGTCCTGAGGTTGTGAAGCTACTTCCTCTCTGGAAAGCTGAGCTTCTAGTCGACGGACGACACGGGATCTTCGTGTCATCTCGTGAGCTGAAGGCCCAGGACAGCgacagcagagaagaagagctgATGTTCTGCATCGTTCGACCACCTTACTTTGGTTACCTAGAAAACATCACCACAG GTGGTTTTGTTCCACAGCGCTTCTCTCAGATGGAGCTGAACAAGAGGACGATCGCCTACATCATCAACGCAGACAGGGAGTCCCTGTCAGACAGCCTGGAGTTCACA CTTGTGATGTCTCGGTCTGTGTAG